A portion of the Natronococcus sp. AD-5 genome contains these proteins:
- a CDS encoding helix-turn-helix domain-containing protein translates to MSIVAEFSVKSDDFALNNALTAAPDMVVEIERVVATMEDEAMPYFWVSGGDKTEFREALDDDESVRDIARIDEVKEAILYRAEWTDNVEAIVYAYVELGATILEAVGRDRNWELRMRFDDQGSLSQFRDYCRENDISYELNQFREEKQPMASAQYDLTSKQRETLITALEAGYYEIPQSVTMNELAERMGISQQALSKRFHAAHKNLITSTLTFTHPDDN, encoded by the coding sequence ATGAGCATCGTTGCGGAGTTTTCCGTCAAATCGGACGACTTTGCGCTGAATAATGCGCTTACGGCGGCCCCTGACATGGTCGTCGAGATCGAACGAGTTGTAGCGACGATGGAAGACGAGGCTATGCCGTATTTCTGGGTGAGTGGTGGTGACAAGACGGAGTTCAGGGAGGCACTCGACGACGACGAATCCGTGAGAGACATCGCTCGCATCGACGAAGTGAAGGAGGCGATACTGTATCGCGCTGAATGGACGGATAACGTCGAAGCGATCGTCTACGCGTACGTCGAACTCGGAGCGACGATCCTGGAAGCGGTCGGGAGAGATCGAAACTGGGAACTCCGGATGCGATTCGATGATCAGGGTAGTCTCTCCCAGTTCAGAGACTACTGCAGAGAGAACGACATCTCTTACGAACTCAATCAGTTCCGAGAAGAGAAGCAACCGATGGCGAGCGCCCAGTACGATCTCACGTCCAAGCAACGCGAGACGCTGATAACTGCGCTCGAAGCGGGCTACTACGAGATTCCGCAATCGGTTACGATGAACGAGCTAGCGGAACGAATGGGCATCTCTCAACAGGCGCTTTCGAAGCGATTTCACGCAGCACACAAAAATCTCATCACGAGCACCTTGACGTTCACCCATCCGGACGATAACTAG
- a CDS encoding DUF3267 domain-containing protein, which produces MPASAPDTPDSAGAVATVRLTRSIAIQWVLASVVGFFAFAYCFAFVLAVIRGTSLEPIVVTGTALPNGGRWLLVAMGSLVLVVIPHELLHGAFMARYGDAPSYGVGVSHFVLPYAYARTRNASYTRNQLLVALLAPVTIITAAGLLAMAIYPSPVLIVPLAANAAGSVGDLWMAGVLCQYPADVRVSGHPRSGAQGFAIYSPTGATVERLPGAAILATTAAGTVGTLAVSTTVLVGLVFQSLAFGSGSLVVEPNGWTLFRHELRADGAVLEIGGRFLGAIALAGGVAWTLLAAAWRSV; this is translated from the coding sequence GTGCCAGCCTCGGCGCCAGATACGCCCGATTCCGCGGGAGCGGTCGCGACGGTTCGACTCACGCGGTCGATCGCGATCCAGTGGGTGCTCGCCTCGGTCGTCGGGTTCTTCGCGTTCGCCTACTGCTTCGCGTTCGTCCTCGCCGTGATTCGCGGGACGTCGCTCGAGCCGATCGTCGTCACGGGTACGGCGCTGCCGAACGGCGGGCGCTGGCTGCTCGTCGCGATGGGGTCGCTCGTCCTCGTGGTTATCCCGCACGAACTCCTCCACGGCGCGTTCATGGCGCGCTACGGCGATGCGCCGTCCTACGGCGTCGGCGTCTCTCACTTCGTACTGCCGTACGCCTACGCCCGGACGCGAAACGCGAGCTACACCCGGAACCAGCTGCTCGTCGCGCTCCTGGCCCCCGTCACGATCATCACCGCCGCAGGGCTCCTCGCGATGGCGATCTATCCGTCCCCGGTACTGATCGTCCCGCTCGCGGCCAACGCCGCCGGCTCGGTCGGGGATCTCTGGATGGCGGGCGTCCTCTGTCAGTACCCCGCCGACGTCCGCGTCAGCGGGCATCCGCGATCGGGCGCGCAGGGGTTCGCCATCTACAGTCCGACGGGAGCGACCGTCGAGCGACTACCGGGCGCCGCCATCCTCGCGACGACCGCCGCCGGTACCGTCGGCACGCTCGCGGTGAGCACCACGGTCCTGGTCGGGCTGGTCTTTCAGTCGCTCGCGTTCGGGAGCGGAAGTCTCGTCGTCGAACCCAACGGCTGGACCCTCTTCCGGCACGAGCTCCGCGCAGACGGAGCCGTCCTCGAGATCGGCGGCCGGTTCCTCGGCGCGATCGCGCTCGCCGGCGGCGTCGCGTGGACACTCCTCGCGGCGGCGTGGCGCTCCGTTTAG
- a CDS encoding DUF7111 family protein yields the protein MTDGDRTDEANGIRASYDETETERRLAFEVIDGSAGGRTGETAAIAQNREGYAMLKVRPTADGDELERYYGFDMALDHAGELLGVSPHDLPIPEAAADMGM from the coding sequence ATGACCGACGGCGATCGAACTGACGAAGCGAACGGGATCAGGGCCAGCTACGACGAAACCGAGACGGAGCGCCGCCTCGCGTTCGAGGTGATCGACGGGAGCGCCGGCGGGCGAACCGGCGAAACCGCCGCCATCGCCCAGAACCGGGAGGGGTACGCGATGTTGAAAGTCCGTCCGACGGCCGATGGTGACGAACTCGAGCGCTACTACGGCTTCGACATGGCGCTCGATCACGCCGGAGAACTGCTCGGCGTTTCCCCCCACGACCTGCCGATCCCGGAAGCGGCCGCAGACATGGGAATGTAA
- a CDS encoding DUF7410 domain-containing protein, whose protein sequence is MAPPDTDGSRGETIESAETDGSVGSPTVAVRSGDPSVRCPYCGRPFHDRRLRTLHCGLEHPDRLSDRERAAFERAYLEEGAEIRRFRLYALGTLVLVYFAMLFLYAFVT, encoded by the coding sequence GTGGCGCCACCAGACACCGACGGCTCGCGCGGCGAAACGATCGAGAGCGCCGAGACGGACGGCTCCGTCGGTTCGCCGACCGTAGCGGTTCGCAGCGGCGATCCGAGCGTCCGCTGCCCGTACTGCGGACGGCCGTTTCACGACCGGCGGCTGCGGACGCTGCACTGCGGGCTCGAGCACCCGGATCGCCTCTCCGACCGCGAGCGAGCCGCCTTCGAGCGCGCCTACCTCGAGGAGGGTGCGGAAATCCGGCGGTTCCGACTCTACGCCCTCGGGACGCTCGTTCTGGTCTACTTCGCGATGCTCTTTCTCTACGCGTTCGTCACCTGA
- a CDS encoding heme o synthase gives MAVATESFPRPIGTRRRFTALLAATALGVYLLLIVGATTSITDAATACSTWPTCHAPVDPLSQTDLAIAWGHRIAAVLVGLVVAATAVAATLGDASSRVRVALLAGAALYVVQIGVGAATATLGPAAIVPGLHLTLGLVIFTAVVLALAWDLELATGSENDVIGTPEPFEPEPAAGSGRSLPSSRLARARLTAFAYFKMMKPRLMWLLCLVAAAGMALAAGPTLDRYTIVATLGGGVLAIGASGTFNHVLERDVDQRMSRTADRPLATELIPVRNALLFGFFLSGASMAVFLTINALAAALGLAAILFYSVVYTLLLKPNTVQNTVIGGFAGALPALIGWAAVTNEIGLPALALAGVIFLWTPAHFYNLALAYKDDYARGGFPMMPVVRGETTTRKHILYYLAATLVGTVALAWISDLGALYAATVVVFGGIFLWTAVVLHFEQTEAAAFRSFHASNAFLGAVLVAILVDALVLTTPLF, from the coding sequence ATAGCCGTGGCAACCGAGTCGTTTCCCCGTCCGATCGGTACGCGACGTCGTTTCACCGCACTGCTCGCAGCGACCGCGCTCGGCGTCTACCTCCTGTTGATCGTCGGCGCGACGACCTCGATCACCGACGCGGCCACGGCGTGTTCGACGTGGCCGACCTGTCACGCACCGGTCGATCCCCTGAGCCAGACGGACCTGGCGATCGCCTGGGGCCACCGGATCGCCGCCGTCCTCGTCGGCCTGGTCGTGGCGGCGACCGCGGTGGCCGCGACGCTCGGCGACGCCTCGAGTCGCGTCCGGGTCGCCCTGCTCGCCGGAGCCGCGCTGTACGTCGTCCAGATCGGCGTGGGCGCCGCAACCGCCACGCTCGGCCCCGCCGCGATCGTCCCCGGACTTCACCTCACGCTCGGCCTCGTGATCTTCACGGCCGTCGTCCTCGCGCTCGCCTGGGACCTCGAACTCGCGACCGGAAGCGAGAACGACGTCATCGGGACGCCGGAACCGTTCGAGCCGGAACCCGCCGCCGGAAGCGGGCGATCGCTCCCCTCGAGTCGGCTCGCTCGCGCCCGCCTCACCGCGTTCGCGTACTTCAAGATGATGAAACCGCGGCTGATGTGGCTGCTCTGTCTCGTCGCCGCCGCGGGGATGGCCCTCGCCGCCGGCCCGACGCTCGACCGGTACACGATCGTCGCCACGCTCGGCGGCGGCGTCCTCGCGATCGGCGCCTCGGGGACGTTCAACCACGTCTTAGAGCGCGACGTCGATCAGCGGATGTCCCGGACGGCCGACCGGCCGCTGGCGACGGAGCTGATCCCGGTCCGGAACGCGCTGCTCTTCGGCTTCTTCCTGTCGGGAGCGTCCATGGCCGTCTTCCTGACGATCAACGCGCTCGCGGCCGCGCTCGGGCTCGCCGCGATCCTGTTCTACAGCGTCGTCTACACGCTGTTGCTCAAACCCAACACCGTCCAGAACACGGTCATCGGCGGATTCGCGGGCGCGCTGCCGGCGCTGATCGGCTGGGCGGCCGTCACAAACGAGATCGGCCTTCCCGCCCTCGCGCTCGCAGGTGTCATCTTCCTCTGGACGCCGGCGCACTTTTACAACCTCGCGCTCGCGTACAAAGACGACTACGCCCGCGGCGGCTTCCCGATGATGCCCGTCGTCCGCGGCGAGACGACGACGCGAAAGCACATCCTCTACTACCTCGCCGCGACCCTCGTCGGGACGGTCGCGCTCGCCTGGATCAGCGACCTCGGCGCGCTCTACGCGGCGACGGTCGTCGTCTTCGGCGGAATCTTCCTCTGGACCGCCGTCGTCCTCCACTTCGAGCAGACCGAAGCCGCGGCGTTCCGCTCGTTCCACGCCTCGAACGCGTTCCTCGGCGCCGTGCTCGTCGCGATTCTCGTCGACGCGCTCGTGCTCACCACGCCGCTGTTCTGA